A region from the Corallococcus caeni genome encodes:
- a CDS encoding heparan-alpha-glucosaminide N-acetyltransferase domain-containing protein yields the protein MSTLPSAAPVSRERVRAIDWLRGLSVLVMIQTHSLVLLTPELRKSEWTGRLLKVDGLVAPAFIFSAGFALALLMVRSAAAGVLHERVPRNLRRIAEVFAVAALVNAVWFPIRTEPVWLLRLDILHCVGLCLIITLPLAALLASRPRVLAGTAFALAMVAFALAPFSDSAGEPWASFLRKSSWAPFPLVPWIGFAWLGAFAGCIAGAWGRKGLARALGFLIALGLVGTLMPGTLNDLYPPHRFFVTNPSNSATRFMWVCAVLRVMLWVEARMAPDAKPSRARRFLEVFGTASLSAYFFHEMLLYYRVFGVFSFQKVWGDSSGWLKYAGLLALLIACTFVLCLAWDPVERAVKKAFTRAGQWLLSAPRWLRPVRRRG from the coding sequence GTGAGCACCCTGCCCTCCGCCGCCCCCGTCTCCCGCGAGCGCGTGCGCGCCATCGACTGGCTGCGCGGCCTCTCCGTCCTCGTGATGATCCAGACCCACTCGCTCGTGCTGCTCACCCCCGAGCTGCGCAAGAGCGAGTGGACCGGCCGGCTGCTCAAGGTCGACGGGCTGGTGGCCCCCGCGTTCATCTTCTCCGCCGGGTTCGCGCTGGCGCTGCTGATGGTGCGCAGCGCCGCCGCGGGCGTGCTGCACGAGCGCGTGCCCCGCAACCTGCGCCGCATCGCGGAGGTGTTCGCGGTCGCGGCGCTCGTCAACGCCGTCTGGTTCCCCATCCGCACCGAGCCCGTGTGGCTGCTGCGCCTGGACATCCTCCACTGCGTGGGCCTGTGCCTGATCATCACGCTGCCCCTGGCCGCGCTGCTGGCCTCACGCCCGCGCGTGCTCGCGGGCACCGCGTTCGCGCTGGCGATGGTGGCGTTCGCGCTGGCGCCCTTCAGCGACTCCGCGGGCGAGCCCTGGGCGTCGTTCCTGCGCAAGTCCTCCTGGGCCCCCTTCCCGCTGGTGCCGTGGATCGGCTTCGCGTGGCTGGGCGCCTTCGCGGGCTGCATCGCGGGCGCGTGGGGCCGCAAGGGGCTGGCGCGGGCCCTGGGCTTCCTCATCGCGTTGGGGCTCGTGGGCACGCTGATGCCGGGCACGCTCAACGACCTCTACCCGCCGCACCGCTTCTTCGTCACCAACCCGTCCAACTCCGCCACCCGCTTCATGTGGGTCTGCGCGGTGCTGCGGGTGATGCTCTGGGTGGAGGCCCGGATGGCACCGGACGCGAAGCCCTCGCGCGCGCGCCGCTTCCTGGAGGTGTTCGGCACCGCGTCGCTGTCCGCGTACTTCTTCCACGAGATGCTGCTGTACTACCGCGTCTTTGGCGTCTTCTCGTTCCAGAAGGTGTGGGGCGACTCCAGCGGGTGGCTGAAGTACGCGGGCCTGCTCGCGCTGCTCATCGCGTGCACGTTCGTGCTGTGCCTCGCGTGGGATCCGGTGGAGCGCGCGGTGAAGAAGGCCTTCACGCGCGCGGGCCAATGGCTGCTCAGTGCGCCGCGCTGGCTGCGGCCTGTTCGAAGGCGCGGATGA
- a CDS encoding VOC family protein — METTRPFRILGIQQIAIGGLDKGALRKLWVDTLGLTAHGTYRSEKENVDEDIVVAGAGPFKVEVDLMQPVNPDGRPKVHDPALNHVGLWVDDLAVAVKWLEGQGMRFTPGGIRKGAAGFDVCFIHPKASDQFPLSGEGVLIELVQAPPEIIRAFEQAAASAAH, encoded by the coding sequence ATGGAGACGACACGACCGTTCCGGATTCTGGGCATCCAGCAGATCGCCATCGGAGGGCTGGACAAGGGCGCCCTGCGCAAGCTGTGGGTGGACACGCTGGGCCTGACGGCCCATGGCACCTACCGCAGCGAGAAGGAGAACGTGGACGAGGACATCGTCGTGGCGGGCGCGGGCCCCTTCAAGGTGGAGGTGGACTTGATGCAGCCCGTCAACCCCGACGGCCGTCCGAAGGTGCACGACCCCGCGCTCAACCACGTGGGGCTGTGGGTGGATGACCTGGCGGTGGCCGTCAAGTGGCTGGAGGGGCAGGGCATGCGCTTCACGCCCGGCGGCATCCGCAAGGGCGCGGCGGGCTTCGACGTCTGCTTCATCCACCCGAAGGCGAGTGATCAGTTCCCGCTGAGCGGCGAGGGCGTGCTGATTGAGCTGGTCCAGGCCCCGCCGGAGATCATCCGCGCCTTCGAACAGGCCGCAGCCAGCGCGGCGCACTGA
- a CDS encoding vWA domain-containing protein has translation MSPFFSKRRVSFVSGALLCASLVSACSSMEPAQGVTRGELRPQAVATTQNAPADEAKVDRAELPPPPPSTPAAAPTARMAPEPEMRRAAPGKKSMAALGAASGGALAMGEVAPMPVQQPKEKSKLELGDDKNVAEGGNTFEAYKANAFTETAKDNLSTFAADVDTASYSMARRYLQQGQLPPTQAVRVEEFVNYFKYRYTPPEDGAFTVHLEGAPSPFNARRQFVRVGVQGKVVSRSQRKPAHLVFLVDTSGSMASSDKLPLAIESIKVAVKNLNENDTVALVTYAGSTRDVLPPTPATDVKKIHAALDTLVAGGGTAMGSGMEAAYKHAVKKAAGGVVSRVVVLTDGDANIGPNLSPKAMLASIEKYVAEGVTLTTVGFGMGNYHDSLMEQLADKGNGNSFYVDSMKEARKVFETQLTGTLEVIAKDVKFQVEFNPKAVSRYRLMGYENRDIADKDFRDDKVDAGEIGAGHTVTALYEVELTGDAPQELATVRIRAKAPNGTEAKEQAFPLTRANLKPSMEAASTDFRFAVAVAATADILRAAPAAEGWSLATTQKLAEGAVAGDADRTEFVRLIGQARALTTASASGR, from the coding sequence ATGTCCCCGTTCTTCTCGAAGCGCCGCGTGTCCTTCGTCAGTGGTGCCCTCCTCTGCGCCAGCCTCGTGAGCGCCTGCTCCTCCATGGAGCCGGCGCAGGGCGTGACGCGCGGCGAGCTCCGCCCCCAGGCCGTCGCGACCACCCAGAACGCCCCCGCTGACGAAGCCAAGGTCGACAGGGCCGAGCTCCCGCCCCCGCCGCCCTCCACCCCGGCCGCGGCTCCTACCGCGCGCATGGCGCCGGAGCCGGAGATGCGCCGCGCGGCGCCCGGGAAGAAGTCCATGGCCGCCCTGGGCGCGGCCTCGGGCGGCGCGCTCGCGATGGGCGAAGTCGCCCCGATGCCGGTCCAGCAGCCGAAGGAGAAGTCCAAGCTGGAGCTGGGCGACGACAAGAACGTCGCCGAGGGCGGCAACACCTTCGAGGCCTACAAGGCCAACGCCTTCACGGAGACGGCGAAGGACAACCTGTCCACCTTCGCGGCGGACGTGGACACGGCCTCCTACTCCATGGCGCGGCGCTACCTGCAGCAGGGCCAGCTGCCGCCCACCCAGGCGGTGCGCGTGGAGGAGTTCGTCAACTACTTCAAGTACCGCTACACCCCGCCGGAGGACGGCGCCTTCACGGTGCACCTGGAGGGCGCGCCGTCGCCCTTCAACGCGCGCCGCCAGTTCGTGCGCGTGGGCGTGCAGGGCAAGGTCGTCTCCCGCTCGCAGCGCAAGCCCGCGCACCTAGTGTTCCTGGTGGACACCAGCGGCTCCATGGCGTCGTCGGACAAGCTGCCGCTGGCCATCGAGTCCATCAAGGTCGCGGTGAAGAACCTCAACGAGAACGACACCGTGGCGCTCGTCACCTACGCGGGCTCCACGCGGGACGTGCTGCCCCCCACGCCCGCCACGGACGTGAAGAAGATCCACGCGGCGCTGGACACGCTGGTCGCGGGCGGCGGCACGGCCATGGGCTCCGGCATGGAGGCGGCCTACAAGCACGCGGTGAAGAAGGCCGCGGGCGGCGTGGTGTCCCGCGTGGTGGTGCTCACCGACGGTGACGCCAACATCGGCCCCAACCTGAGCCCCAAGGCCATGCTGGCCAGCATCGAGAAGTACGTGGCCGAGGGCGTCACCCTCACCACCGTGGGCTTCGGCATGGGCAACTACCACGACTCGCTGATGGAGCAGCTGGCGGACAAGGGCAACGGCAACAGCTTCTACGTGGACAGCATGAAGGAGGCGCGCAAGGTCTTCGAGACCCAGCTCACCGGCACGCTGGAGGTCATCGCGAAGGACGTGAAGTTCCAGGTGGAGTTCAACCCGAAGGCCGTCAGCCGCTACCGCCTGATGGGCTACGAGAACCGCGACATCGCGGACAAGGACTTCCGCGACGACAAGGTGGACGCGGGCGAGATTGGCGCGGGCCACACCGTGACGGCGCTCTACGAGGTGGAGCTCACGGGCGACGCGCCGCAGGAGCTGGCCACGGTGCGCATCCGCGCCAAGGCGCCCAACGGCACGGAGGCCAAGGAGCAGGCCTTCCCGCTCACCCGCGCGAACCTGAAGCCGTCCATGGAGGCCGCCTCCACCGACTTCCGCTTCGCCGTCGCGGTGGCCGCCACCGCGGACATCCTCCGCGCCGCGCCCGCCGCGGAGGGCTGGAGCCTGGCCACCACGCAGAAGCTGGCGGAGGGCGCCGTGGCCGGTGACGCGGACCGCACCGAGTTCGTCCGCCTCATCGGCCAGGCGCGCGCGCTGACGACCGCGTCCGCCAGCGGCCGCTAG
- a CDS encoding expansin EXLX1 family cellulose-binding protein — MSLGSEQKGIATFYDANGGGNCSFEPGGDQMVAAMNQAQYDNSAVCGECVDIVGPKGTVRVRIVDQCPDCDKGHLDLSREAFDKVAEAKDGRVDITWTPVSCDVAGPVEYHFKDGSNPWWTAIQVRNHRLPIKKLEWRRDGDWKALERQSYNYFVFEGIGEGRFQLRVTASDGQQLVDSVEKVLDDGSVDGADQFAPQK; from the coding sequence GTGAGCCTGGGTTCCGAGCAGAAAGGGATTGCGACCTTCTACGACGCCAACGGGGGCGGCAACTGCTCCTTCGAGCCCGGCGGCGATCAGATGGTGGCCGCGATGAACCAGGCGCAGTACGACAACAGCGCCGTCTGCGGCGAGTGCGTGGACATCGTCGGCCCCAAGGGCACCGTGCGCGTGCGCATCGTGGACCAGTGCCCTGATTGCGATAAGGGCCACCTGGACCTGTCGCGCGAGGCCTTCGACAAGGTGGCGGAGGCCAAGGACGGCCGCGTGGACATCACCTGGACGCCGGTGTCCTGCGACGTGGCCGGCCCGGTGGAGTACCACTTCAAGGACGGCAGCAATCCCTGGTGGACGGCCATCCAGGTGCGCAACCACCGGCTGCCCATCAAGAAGCTGGAGTGGCGGCGCGACGGCGACTGGAAGGCCCTGGAGCGCCAGAGCTACAACTACTTCGTCTTCGAGGGCATCGGCGAGGGCCGCTTCCAGCTGCGCGTCACCGCCAGCGACGGCCAGCAGCTCGTGGACAGCGTGGAGAAGGTGCTGGACGACGGCTCCGTGGACGGGGCGGATCAGTTCGCGCCCCAGAAGTAG